GGCGAGCCCCCCGAGATGTGGCTGCGGTGCTGGAGAGGAGCGAGCCGCTGGCAGAACTTCAATTCAAGAGCCGACATGAAACAAAAGACTATGGCAGGCAGATGAGGACGTCTTCCCTCCGAGACAGAAACCCTGCGTCCAGAGTGccgtggggagggggggcgtgGTGGAATTTAGCAGAGGAAGGTTTTTAGAATGCGGAGCATATAAGAAACAAGATTTTGACTTCTAAAATAAGTGGGCTGGGGCGGACGCCGGGCGCTTCTAGATCAGGTCGGCCACGTTCATGGGCATCTCCTCGATGGTGGTGTTGTAGAAAGTCTCAATGTCCCTCAGGGTTCTCTTGTCCTCGTCCGTCACCATGTTGATGGCCACGCCCTTTCTGCCGAAACGTCCGCCTCGGCCAATCCTGAGGAGGAGAGTCAGTCCAGACGGTCAGTGCtgcggagcgccgccgccctGAAGCCCGGCGGTAAACAGGCGAGGAAAGACCCGCTTACCGGTGGATGTAGTTCTCTCTGTTGGTCGGCAGGTCGTAGTTGATGACTAGAGACACCTGCTGGACATCAATACCTCTGGCCTGAGGACAAACACAGCTTCGGTTACCACtgagcgtgcacacacacacactaatgcatgcgcacacacacacgtgtcgtCTGCCATTGAGTTGTGGTTCTGGGATGGGAGCCCAGCTACAGTGGAGGACAGATCAGGTTCTGTACCAAGGAACTTTCAGTCCTTCAGCAACACGGCAGATGGAAGGAGAGGGAACCCtggagtacacacacacacacacacacacacacactcggtgtgTACGTACCAGCAGGTCAGTGGTGATGAGGACTCGACTGGAGCCGGAACGGAACTCCCTCATGATCaggtctctctctttctggtcCATGTCCCCGtgctgagggacagacagatggagacgTCGGTCACACAGGAGCAGCGCGACGCCAGCCGttcaggcggcggcggcggcattcTTACCAGAGCGGACACGGTGAAGTCCCTTCCGTGCATCTTCTCGGTGAGCCAGTCCACTTTCCTCCGGGTGTTGATGAAGATGACGGCCTGAGTGATGGTCAGGGTCTCGTACAGGTCGCACAGCGTGTCCAGCTTCCACTCCTGAGGACGTCGGCAGGACGTTAGCGCGGCTCCGGGCGCCGGGGCGTGGGCGGGTTAACGCGGCCTCACCTCTTTCTCCACGTTGATGTAGAACTGGCGGATACCCTCCAGGGTCAGCTCCTCCTTCTTCACCAGGATCCGGACCGGCTCGCGCATGAACTTCTTGGTGACCTCCAGGACGTCGGCGGGCATGGTGGCCGACAGGAGGACGACCTGGGGGTTGGAGGGACGGTCGGCGTCTGGCGTTTGGTCGTCTGCCCTCGGCGAGGGGCTGAGACACTCACCTGTGTGTTGCAGGACAGCTTCTGGAAGATCTCGTAGATCTGGTCCTTGAATCCTCTGCTCAGCATCTCGTCAGCCTCGTCCAGCACAAACATCCTGATGTGCTTTGATGCTGCGGAGACAGAAGAACCGGATCAAGACTCCAAACCGCTGACCGGCCTCACGGCGCCCCCCTCTGG
The nucleotide sequence above comes from Salarias fasciatus chromosome 3, fSalaFa1.1, whole genome shotgun sequence. Encoded proteins:
- the eif4a1a gene encoding eukaryotic translation initiation factor 4A1A, coding for MSAESEIRDNGPEGMEPDGIIESNWSEIVDSFDEMVLHETLLRGIYAYGFEKPSAIQQRAIIPCIKGYDVIAQAQSGTGKTATFAISILQQIDVELKGTQALVLAPTRELAQQIQKVVLALGDYMGASCYACIGGTNIRSEVQKLQAESPHIVVGTPGRVFDMLTRKNLSSKHIRMFVLDEADEMLSRGFKDQIYEIFQKLSCNTQVVLLSATMPADVLEVTKKFMREPVRILVKKEELTLEGIRQFYINVEKEEWKLDTLCDLYETLTITQAVIFINTRRKVDWLTEKMHGRDFTVSALHGDMDQKERDLIMREFRSGSSRVLITTDLLARGIDVQQVSLVINYDLPTNRENYIHRIGRGGRFGRKGVAINMVTDEDKRTLRDIETFYNTTIEEMPMNVADLI